TCCAAATCTACTTTTTTCTATTATTCTCTTATTTtatccctttaaaaaaaccaaacacacagagattcttttctcctcatcaGAAACGCAAGAGCCCAGCGTGGCTTCACAGGGTATGCGGTGCAGAAGCGCTCAGTCAGGCTTTCCCTTTGCTGTGTGTAATTGGCTACTCTAACGCCTGAAAAGCCAGCTTGTAATCAGGGACAAGCAGCAGCCATCTGGTCACTCACACGGCCAGAGCCACGATCACACAAAGCACCCTAATCAGCCAGCGTGGGAGAGCATCTCAGTGCAGGGATCATTTTAGAGCAAGCAggattaaacaaaaacaaaaccaaaaaaattaaattgcaaatttcacttaatttttgcatttgaaaccAGAGCCTAGATGTATATGTTGCTCATTCCCCAGTACTACAGGGctaaaaatggaaggaaatcaaagaaacattttgttctcaTGTCTTGAATTAGCTcctgcctggcagagctgcagactgtGCTAGAAGGTTCACACTTAACATATTAGTTTACACTAGAGAAAAATGACGAAGACTTGGAGTCTCATTAACATCCTCCCAGCCAGAACAGCACCCGAGACCTTAAAAGCTTGCGCCATGACGGACCCTGCTTTCCCATGTCCCACACATTCACACCTTGAGGAAACTACTGTCTTGACCCAACTGGATGCCTCCCAGAAGGGCACTACTTCCTAAATCACCAAAGTGCTTCATCAATCCCACTGGGCCCTGCTCCAGGCtattttttaacacattttagAACATCCATGAGAGAAACCCAGAAACTAGGCGCAGTGCCGCTGACGTGACATACTCGTTCCTACGCAGACCCTCCCGTTTCTTCACcaggctgccctgtgctgcagagagcaacATCCTGGGGAAAGCTGCTGCGTTCAGTCCCCTACAGAGGATGGCAACAGTTTTctccccattttacagaaggGGAACCTCAGGGAAGACAAAGAAGGGGGCGATTTACCCAAGCCCAGCCCCCCAAAGGAGAAGACAAACTACGTTTCCTGAGCTCAATACCTGATTGCTGCTTACCTGGATGGTGCATCCCACCCGGAGGGAAGGGGTGCGGGTGAGGTGGGTGTCCCCCAGCAGGCGCAGCCCCGGAGGGGGGGCCAGGGGCACCCGCACCGGGCGGCATAGGTGGGGGCGGCATGGCAGGAGGCATGCCGGGAGGCATCGCGCCGGGGGGTGGCACCGGCGGGGGGAATGATCCTGGAGGCGGGAGGCCTGGGAAGAGAGACAGCGAGAATTTGGTTAAGtataaaaagtaaacaaaccaaaagcataaaaaaaaacccaaacacaactCCCAGGTAAtcaggaaggaggggaaagcaCGCAGAGCCACAGGAACCATAACAAAAAAACAGCAGACGGAAGCAGGATCTTTTCAGCTCTGGGACACCGCAGGCTGAGCTGCGACAGGGACATCCTAAGGTCCTGCCTGTTCATGATCCTACAGCTCTGCTGAGGGTTTTGCACCGACTGTCACCAAAGAGCACCCATGCAGTGTGGCACCGCTGCCCTGAGCCTCCCCACGTGACAAGGAGCGCCTCAACATGAGGCACAGCAGAATGCAGCCACCCCCGGGACCGGTGGTGGACGGGCACAACAGCCTCCTGTCAACCAGTGCGGCACAGAGACGGGCGCTGCCATGATTCACCCACCTGGAGGAGTGACACCAGGTCCCAGGGTGGTAACAACAGGGGTAGGGACagacggaggaggaggagcatcGGCAAACAGCTGATGGGGCCGATCCGCCTGTGAGAGAGGGTTCTGGGCTGCCAGGAGACGCTCGGCGGCTGAGCCATGCCGCTCGCCTTTAGAATCTTTTTTGAAGGCGTAGGAAACGGTGATGGGTCTGTTGCAGAGGTACTGTCCGTTCATGGCCTCGATGGCAGCATCCGAGGCATCGAAGCTGGCAAAGTTGATGAAGGCGTAACCCTTTGAGTTGCCCGTGTCGGGGTCTCGCATGATCTTGGGCGTTTGCAGGATAACCCCGAAGGCGCTGAAGGTGTCGTACAACAGCTTCTCATCGATTTCAGGGTCCAGGTTGCCAATGAAGATGTTGGCCCCCACGTCCAGGTTTTTGTTGTGGGCCGAGGCTTTGTTCACTCGAATTGGCTTCCCGTATAATTTGATCATGTTCATGATCTTAATGGCATAATCTGCATCCTCCTCGCTGAGGAACTCCACAAACCCATAGCCTGCAACGAGCCCCCAAATAGAGCTTTAGGAGAGGGCAGACCCATGGCCTCCCACAGCTCGTCCAACACCACTTGATTTAAAACCAGAGCGCCCCAGGCTCCCCTCACGGGAAGGAAGATGATTTCCCCTAGGGATCATCCATCCCTCACCTCTCTTCCCGCAGTAATCTCTCTCTGGCTGTCCCcagctgaagtattttattCAACTGGCAGCTTTTGAGAGACAACGATAAATATCTCACCTTGGTGCTGGCCTGTGACTCGATCCTTGGGCATGTGGGTATTGACGACCGGTCCCGCTTGGAGAAAGAGCTCCCACAGCAGTGGCTCACTGACTTTCTCGTCCAACCCCCCGACGTACACCGTTGCATCTTGAGCagaggtaaaaagaaaagccaatttAGACCCGTGAGCCCAGGAAGCTGGAAGTCTCAGCCGTGTGAGAACTTCAGGGCTTGACGCTGAAATTGCTCCGGCCTGAGGCAGAGATCCCCCTTAAACTTTTAACCAGATCCCCCATAATTATGCCCTCAACCATTGGGGAGGCCCCCAAACCCTCCCCCCCACTTTTCTCTAGGGAGACCAGAAACCCTCCATTCCAGCTCCTGTGTGCCCAGGAAGCCTACTGCCCCCCCTTGTGCCCAGTAAGGCCAGGACCCCCCAGCTGACACCCCCCCACCATCTCTCAGGAGCCCAGGTCCTCTCCACAGCCCCCTTAGCCTCCAGCTcaccctgccccccccataGCACCCCATGTCTCCAGGGAGCCCAtgctgccccccccaaacccctaaacATCTCCAGGTCACTCTGACCACCCCACAAGGcaccccatgtccccagggTCCACCCACAGAGGTCCCCAGGGACTCCCCATGTTCCCAGGGAGCCtaggcccccaccccaaaccatcTCCAGGGAGTCTGGGACCCACTCCCTCCGCCCAGCTCCAATATGaccccagggagcccagcccccgcccccccccgccacatCCCCAGGGAGCCCAGGACACCCCCCAAACATCTCCAGGGAGCCCaggacacacaccccccccagctccaccACGTCCCCGGGgacccctgccccccctccccgcgttCCCAGAGATCCCGGTCGTCGTCGTCCCGAAgcaccccccatccccagggagcccacgccaacccccaaacccctaaacATCTCCAGGGAgcccgggacaccccccccccagctccaccACGTCTCCGGggacccctgccccccccacgtccccggggagcccggccccccccggccccagtccgccccgcagcccctccccgcccccgcggcaggccccggcccggccccgccgatCACCCTGGTTCCGCTCGGAGATGGGCCCCGCCGCCATCTtgccccgccgcccgctcccgctcgcgcggcgccgccgTCACACAACGCCGCGCGCGCCGTGACGTCGGCCGCAGGCACCAGTCCCGCCCCCTCGCGCCGACGAGGCGGGGATGGACCGGAAGTAGCGTCTCGGATGAGCGCCGGGAAGGCGCGGCGGCCATCTTGAGTGTGGGCGGGCGGGGTGACCGAGCCGGCCCCGCCCACCCTTCTGTCGCGATATCCCCTGCCGTGACAGGCGACGACATCACCCTCACGGCCGGGAGCACTGGCCCAGCGGTAGGGGTCCTCAGTGCCCGGGGATCCGAGTTCTGGCGGATCCCAGTGTGGAGGGATGCCGGTGCCGGGGAAATCCCAGTGCCGAGAGATCCCTGCGCTGAGGGATCCCAGTGCTGGGGGAATCCCAGTGCCGAGGGAATCCCAGTGCCGAGAGATCCCTGCGCTGAGGGATCCCAGTGCCGGGGGAATCCCAGTGCCGAGGGAATCCCAGTGCCGAGAGATCCCTGCGCTGAGGGATCCCAGTGCCGGGGGAATCCCAGTGCCGAGGGAATCCCAGTGCCGAGGGAATCCCTGCGCTGAGGATCCCAGTGCTGGGGGAATCCCAGTGCTGGGAGGTCCAGGTGCCAGGAGATCCCAGTGTGGAGGAATCCCAGTGCCAGGTAAGGATCCCGGTGCTGGGAGATCCCAGTACCAGGGGAATGCCAGTGCCAGGGGGGCCTCCATGTCCGCAGACCCCCACCTCAGCCTCACATGCCGGGTGTCCCCCATCCCGCGCCCCCTGCCCAGTTCCCCCCTCGCAGCCACACGGCATCACCTGCAAAACTGCGCTTTAATGGTCTCCAAAATACAGACCTCATGGAAAAGGAGCTGGCCAACAGCCCCCAGCAGGGCGAGGATCCCACCTGCCTCCGCCAGGCCCCCAGGAGGAGGACTGGGGGTCTGCCCGTGGCTCCCCAGTCTCCCACCTCATCCCCATTCCCGTCCCCCCTCCATCCCGAGGCATTTCAGGGCACTGGAGCGGGTCCCTCATGCCATCCCACGGCAGCAGAGATGGGAGCGCGGATGTCAGCCTCACCACGGCCACAGCTGAGCCCTGCGGTGGGCCCAGGGCGCTGCAGGAGCCAGGATCCAGCTGTCCCCATCCTCCTCGGGGACCCACGTTACAGCCCCAGAGCCGAGGGCCGGACTCCCTGCAAAGCACTGGGGGCTCCCGCACCATCAGTGGGATTAAACCGCCCCAGTAATGCCCAGCGgtggggcctgatcctgctcaCCTGGGCTGGATGGGACCATCCCAGCCCTGAGCTCCTCAAAGCTTCTGTGGAGGTAGcaagaatttaataaaaaacgAAGAAACTGCCAGACATGGCGAGAGTCGGGGGCACCTTCGGGGACCCCCCcgctctgcctcctccagcccagGCACCGGCAGCTGAGTGGCACCGCAGGATCCGGCCCCAAAAAGCCCTGCACCCTGCAGCGGGGAACTGCTCAAAGGCAACAGCAGAAGGCACAGGGCAGTTTTTGGGGGTGGGTGTCCCCAAAATCTGTGCAGCTGGAGGGAGCCCCGGGGGTGGGACACCCCAGAGCCCTGCCGAGGGAcagggctgtcccagcagcCGTGTGTCCCCACAGAGGGGGAGGATCCCATCCCCAGGACCCTCACCGGGAGGGTGCGAgggggctgccagcagcctcGGTGCAGGGTCCCGCTGGCTGCCAGGCGCTGAGCCGGTCCTGCAGCAACGTCAGCTCCTCGGCCAGGCCAGCCGGAGATGGGGCGAAGCGCCCACGCTGCGGGGAGAGGTGGTGTCTGGCCAGGGGTGATGTATACAGGGTCGGGGGGGACATGGTCAGGGGTGGGATGGATGGGCACGGGGTCAGAATGGATGGACACAGGGTGGGATAGATGGATACGGAGTTGGATGGATGGACACAGGTCAGGATGAATGGACATGGGGTCGGGATGGACAGATGGATATGGGGTCGGGATGGATGGACGCAAGATGGCATGGATAGACACAGGGTCAGGACAGCCACGCACAGACCACCCACACCAGCCTCAACCCACGTCCTCAGCTGCAGGACACAGCCggggaaaaagaaatccccTCTGAACCGGGAACCCCTTGGGTCTGGGCCCACCTGGGACCCCCACCACGGTGCAGCCCcgccgtgcctcagtttcccctgaCTTCACCAGACAGACCCCATCAGGGAGACCCCAAGCACCGGTGCCGGTGTTACCTGTGCCTCAGGCAGACCCCGCAGGTAGCAGCGCTGCCAGAGCCGGACGGAAGGTCCTGCGgcgcagggcagcagcagccccggggggggggcagggggccgGTTACCCCCTGGGCTGCCCCCCCACTCGCCAAGGCTCTCTAGGGAGGGGGCCCAGCGGGACAGGCGTTGGGGGGGACGGCCGCTCCTCCAGGGAAAGGGTTGGGGTGACAACATCCCCTTGGTCAGCACGAAGACGTTGCCGGCCCCCGGCCCTGGCCAGGCATCAGTGGGCTGGGAAatggtggggggaaaaatagGAATtagggaaaaagggggggaaaagccAGCGGGAGGGGAAAACCCCACAGCTAGCGATGGGGCACGATTTTTGGGGGGCACACAGCACCAGGAAGGGATTTAACATGCAGAGCACCCCAAATTGAACAGGTGAGCAGGCAGGTGGGTCTCATACAGCACAACCTGGACGCCTGGCTCCCTtcccagcactgcagcccccctgccaaAGCCAAGCCCCGACTCACCCTGCTCGGGGTCTGGGGGTCTGCAGCGCTGGGAGGTCCTACAGTGCCAGCAGCACCCGCCGGGTTCCTGAATCGGGCCCGCTGGTGCCGGCTGTAGCGCAGCCCCCAGTCCCAGACAgtgggcagcctgcaggcagggctgcctgtcCTGCCCGCCTGCGGCACACCTGGCTGGGGGTCCCGCCAACCATTCACCGGCGTGTAGGTCTGGCTACGAGGCCGGTGCTGCCGGGAGGAGAAGGGATGAAACAGGAGCTTTTGGGGAGGCGTCAATCCCCAATTGGGGATatggatggggaaactgaggcatggtgCAGCTGGATGCAGCCAAGCGGGATGGGAGAGGATTCATCTCTGTCCCCAAATCCGTCCCTAAACCCCGCTTGCTGGCAAGGGACCCAGGAGTGTGTGCCCCCCCTCCAAGCTCACCGGGCTGCCTCGTCCCTGCTGCCGCTGGCAGCTGAAGAGGAAGGTGCTGAAGTAAGGGGCGAAGCTGCTGTCGTGGAGGGCGAGGAGATAGGCCTCGGTAAAGCCAAAAGCCGCTGGGAATTGCTGCACTAGCTGCCACGTGCAGTCCAGGAACAGCAGGAAAACGGGAGCCTGGGGTGGGAGGACACGCGTGCCTGTCACCAActgaggatggggacagggtaGTGGCGGCATGGGGTGGGTTCTCACCTCCTCCCGGGGGCTGTCACGACGGAGGAGCCCCAGTCGGTGGGGAAAGGGGTGTCCAGCTGCCACCCATTCCCGCTGCACCAGGCTCTGGAAGCCGGGCAGGGTGCGGGTGTGGGGGTCCCCTAGGAGCTGCACCAGCGAGGCCAGCAGGCAGTTTAGGTCCCGGTCTGATGGCTCTGGGAGGGGGAATGAGGCATTGAGGGGGTGTCCCCAGCGTgtcaccacccccccccccccaaaacgtACCCCCCTGCTTCTCCCCTCCTGGTGCTACCTTGCAGGAGGACGGAGCAGCGTCTCCCCGCCAGCAGCGATGCCACCTCAACAGCTTTTCTCAAGCAGGTGCTGGGGGCAAAAGGTGGGAGCGGGGTCAGGGCACCCCAAAATGCCACAGTCACCTGCCTGGGGGTCTGCAGCCCACCCTGGGATGCTCATGATGGTGGTGGGGGGAGGACCATACGCCTGCTGCAACACCCCCATCACCAAGGCGGGCCATGGTGGGGACCCACCCCCCCATAACAGGGGTAGTTTTAGGGTGAGGTTTTCCTCCACCACCCCGcaccccaaaaaaagccccctccccagcatcgCCCACTCACCGGACATGGTCCAGCCAGCGTGTCCCCTCCAAGGCTGAGAGCCACTTCTCTTCCGCCGCCGCACCTGGCTCGCATGGGCAAAGGATGGGGAGGGTCAGCGGAGAAGGACGCCCGGGGTGGGACTGGGGGGTCCCCACCAGATCCCTCCCCCCATCCCAGTCCCTGCTCACCGGGCAGGCAGAGCGCCCGCAGCTTGAGGTGGGCGACCTGGATGTCGGCGAGGGTGGGCAACTCAGCAGTGTCGGCCAGCACACAAGGCCCACGgccccccagcagcagagcctccAGGCacctgggtggggggcagagggaccCCCAGGTGGGGCTGGGTTGGGGAAACAcccccagacacccccccctcccccggacCCCCAGCAGGACTCACCTCACATCCTCACTGCCTGGCTCAGAGGCCGCATGGAAGCTGGCAGCTCTCAGCAGGTCTCCGCCGCCTGGGTGGTGCCAGCACAGGCGCTGCGGGCAAGACagggtgacacccccccccacatcccctatccccttcccccccccagcaccctcccagggCACTCACAGGCACCCGGCGCTCCTCAAAGTGGGCGAAGGTCCGCTTGAGGTCGTGGTCCAGGAGCCCGCTGGGCACCCACAGGTACTGGGGGAGGCTGTGGGCGGGGGGGGCATGGGGCAggtgccccctccccagtaccccccaaatcccagggTGCCATTTCGAGTGGCTCACAGGGTGTTTTCCCAAACGGAGGGGaggcttttcttccccatcccttcACCACCCTCCCTGGTCCCCTCGGGGTGGGGGTGGTTCATGCTgtgctccccccccctcccccccagtatggggtgctggggggcccATGGACCCCAGTGTCCATTTGGGCCATACCTGGGGGCCATGTCGAAGCGCTCGTTGACGGCGCTCACCCTCCAGCCCACAGCACCCAGGCgcttcagctccttctcccagtcACGCAGGCTCTCAAAGAGCAgtgtggcggccgagccttcctcctcatcctcatcctcatcctccaaAGGGGCTTCAGCTGGGCAGCACCAGCCATCGTGTCCCTCGCCAGCGTCCCCCAGCCATGCGGCTGCCTCCCGTGCTTGGGCGATGGCATTGGCGATCTGCAGAAATGAGCCAGGACCGGGTATGACCCCCCCGCTGCAAGTTCCTCCCCCAAAGCCATGGAGCACCCCAGAACTGGGTACAAACCCTCCCTGTGTCCCCCGTAACTGCCAGCCCCTCCAGCTCACCCGAAACGCCTGCAAAGCCAACCCGTTCTCCTGGAAGTGGAAGCGGAGCAGGCGGAAATCCCGGCAGAAAACGGCCAACTCCTCAGGGATGAACTTGAGGGTGGAGGCGGCCGTCAGCACCTTGGGTTTggtgcagctgctggctgcggCGGGCGTTGAGGGGGTGGCCGTCAGCGCTGGCTGAGACCTGCCCAACTCATCACACGGGGGCTCGGGGTTGTCACTTTTACCTGCCACCAGCTTGCGGATGCAGGACAGCGCCACGTCGTAGTCGCTGTGGAGGAAGGCACGGGAGCCGGGAGCCTGTGGGAGCCGGGCAGAGAGCTGGAAGCTGCCCCCggtgtgtgcccccccccagccctgggaaagGCAGTGGGGCTGGATCTGGGACCCCACTGCCTTTGCCTGGCTGGCGCTGGGCCCCATGGCTGCCCCTTGTCCCCCACCGCGTCCTGCAGTGAGGAGTTCCCCGGGTGAATGCAGGGAGTCTGCAGCTGATGAGCAAGAGCgaggctgggatggggctggaATGTCACCGggatggggctggagctgcGATGGGGTCAGGATAGGGCCAGGATGCAGCCGCAGTGGGATTAGGATGCAGCcgggatggggctgggatggggctggagctgggatgggattAGGATGCAGCcaggatggggctgggatggggctggagctgggatggggtcaggatggagctgggatgggatggggtcgggatgaggatgggatggggtcaggatggggctgggccggggccgggaTGCAGCCGCAGTGGGATCAGGATgcagccgggctggggctggggccggagcgggggttgggggggtgcggcgggcgggggccgggagGCCGGCGGGCAGCGCGGGGCCCCGCGGCCGGTCCCGGTTCCCTGTTCCCGTTCCCGGTCCCACCTGGGCGGGCAGGAAGGCGACGCGCCGGTTGGTGCAGAGCAGCGTCCCGGGGACGGAGCCGTCTCCCTCTCGGCAGCGCTGCCGGGCGCCGGCCGcctcctccagcaccagctcccCTGCGGGCACCGGGCGCCGGGtccggggggggtcccaggagcGCCCCGACCCCCCCCTCAAACCCTcccccggggcggccccggAGCATCCCGGCACCTGCCCTACCTGGGAGGCCGGGGAAGGCCGGCCGGCGGCCGCCCGGGGCCCCGCTCATGGCGGAGGGACTTTGACCGGGCGGGCCCggaccggcggcggcgggagccggaACGGAGAAACCCGGGAGCCCCGAGCAAcaccgcccgccccgccccgcccggtcCGGCCCCCGGGCCCGGcatcccggccccccccgccccgggcccggcggggcggagCGGCAGCAGGCAGGATGGCCGCGCTGcccgcaccctgcctgccctccgccccggcggcggcccccccccacccccccgtcTCACACACACGCCCCTCGGTTAGCGGGGAGAGCCCGGGGGCACGGGCAGGAGCTCCGTTGCCGGATGGGGGGTGCGCGGCATCAGGCACCCCGTAAAGGATGGGCGTTGCGGGAGGGGGACCTATAGCTCCAGGGACCCTGTAAGGGATGGGCAGtgctgaggcgggggggggggggcatccaGCCGCAGGCACCCCATAAGGAACAATTGGTGTTGGAGGGGGACCTCTAGCTGCAGGGACCCCGTAAGGGCCGGATGGTGCTGGAGGGGGTGCACATAACAACTCCAGACACCCTGTAGAGGCTTGGCCAGCCAAGGGTCACGCAGCGCGGGCGTacccccagacccccagccCATCCCCTCGCCTTTCCGCTGGCTGGCACGGGGGCCCCGCACAGCCCCACGGCCTCTCCTCCGGACACGGCTCTGCCGGGGAAGGACGAGCTGCTCCGTGACTCATCGCCAAAGCACGGCCTTCGCCTCCCAACCCCGGAAAAACCAGCAGGCTGCCGGTACCCGTGCCAAGCCAGCCTGGCTTCCGCCGGCCCCAACCTCGCCGAGGCGGCCCAGGGACCTGGGGCCCTGACCTCGCTGCCAGCAGCAGGTGGATGGTGGCCCTGGCGCCACCTTTGCCACCTCCTCACTGCCAAAAAAACCTCTGGGGACCCCGAAACTCAAATCCCCTCggctcagcttctcctgccggggcaggagcagggcggCCGAGGCACCGGTGCCAGCACAAGGCAGGATGAACCCTGGCATAAACCAGGCTCAAGAGAAAAACCCAGCACCGTTGGAGCACACGCTCCAgctaaaaatcttatttttggCGTATTTGCCCCCAGATTTTGGGGGCAGGTCCAGCTTTGGTGGCTGCAAAGCTCAGGCACCccaattttcttcctgcaggaaAATCACCCGGTGGAGCATCCTGGGGGAGCTCGGCCGAGTCTTTGGCTCTGGCACCTGGCAGATAGAAGGAATTTCCTGCAGGGCTTTAGCCCAGGACTGCTCTCCAAGGTGAGCGTAGCGTCTGCGCCAGCTTGGGGTCAGCCCGGGCCACCCCAAGAGCTGGAGGAAAATTGGCTGGCACAGGCAAGCCCACACCGACGTGGCACTGGGCACGGTGCAGCCACTCACCcatgctgggaggaaggagTAACACTGGGAGGTGAAATAGAAAATCCCAATGCAAAGAAATCCTGTGGGAAACTGCTCCCATCTCCCCGCCATACAGGCTTCCAACTGGCCCCAAAAGGCCCCAAACGCAGCAGCGCGGGGCGAGGATGTAGCCGCCCTTCCCCACTCGCAGGCCCAGGGCTGGACCGATGGGGCTGTAGCTCTTGATGAACATCATCAGAGtgactttttcctctttctgaacCCATTTAAAGCTTCAGCATCCAAAACACCTCATGCCAGCAAGCAGATGGATTTTATCTTTATGCTGGGCAAAGCCTTACTTGGGTATTAAATTGCTCAAAGCATCCCTGGGTGCTGGCCTTCAAATGCAGCTGGGGAAAAGGTTCCTCCAAAATCAGCGAGGATGGACAAAAATGCTGATGGAGGCGGAGGGaggtggtttcttttttaaatgaaagcctGAATTTGATACCAAAATAGAAGGAAATCTTCCCCAATCCCCAGGAAGGAGGATGGAAGGAGGATGCTGTGcttcacagcagagaaaaaaaacctaacttGATGTGGGAGGGAATGAAGGCAGGGAATTTGGGGCACAAAGAGTCAGGGCACCCAGACCTCATTGGGGCTGAATCCCCGGGGCGAAGTGGAGGAAAGAGGCACGGCCGCTGCCCAGGGCTTAATTAGTTGAATGTTGTTTATTGTCAGTGAATCTATGGTAGCATAAACGAAGGATGCGGTGTACAGCCCGATTGCAACGCGCCATCTAGTGCTGGCTACAGCGGTGCTCACAGGgagtaaaaaaaatcaccaacctaatatttaattaaaaaaaaaaaagtcttttgtgAATAAACAATTGCAGAATTAATTTAGGTCACTTCTTGTAGGATTAGTGATAACCAAAGCATCCCATCAGCCTTCCCCAGGGAGGGGCCAGGTAACATACATGAAGGTAAATGCTCGTTCgacaaaataaaatgctcaTTAATAGGTTTTGCCCACCcttaaagaaaatctttactGCACCCAGGGCCTGCTGGCAGCAATGTTTCTTCCAACGACACTATTAAGTGCACTTATTTTAAGACCTCAGGATCACGTTGCAGCCGATGGGAGAAAAACCCTCCCGGGGGCAGGTTTggtgctttttcttccatgaaagaTACTTTGGAGCATGAGTTGCTCTCACttcccactttaaaaaaaatagaaaaaatatccaCTGCATGGGCCGTGGCTTTAGTGTGTTTATGAATAGGACCTGGCGGAGGGTAGATATCATCTTCCAATAAATATAATTTGCATTTAACAGtcccttaaaaaagaaaaaaaaattagtttcatcataaaggaaacaaaaatgacCTGAAAAAATCCTTCGTGGTTCTGAAGAAATGCAGCCCGTTCAGTGCGACCCAGCTGAGGTTGGGGCTCATGGGGCGCTTGGGGAATAGCCAAAACTCCACCCTTCATAGCAAAAATACTCTGCAAAGATTTTTCATCCTTGCCTTAAGTTCGATTGGTTggttccacccccccccctcctttggattttaaaaaaagctacagaTTCTACTAACTGCAATAAAACCTGACAACGCAGGGCACTAAAGATCCTGCAAAATCCCGCCATGCTGGGAACCCTGCGGGTGCCaaggctgcagggctgcctgtccaacaccccccccccccagacccggAGAACAACTTTTTGGGGAATAACTTTGCCATTTTCCTCCTTAACTGCAGTGCTGGGGTGGCACACGAGCCCCCTTCTCATTTCCCTTCCAGGTGcccatgggatggggagaggtTGGCATCCCCACCCCGGTGCAGCCGTCTGGGCTTACCC
This genomic interval from Buteo buteo chromosome 11, bButBut1.hap1.1, whole genome shotgun sequence contains the following:
- the MTMR11 gene encoding myotubularin-related protein 11 isoform X3, with the protein product MSGAPGGRRPAFPGLPGELVLEEAAGARQRCREGDGSVPGTLLCTNRRVAFLPAQAPGSRAFLHSDYDVALSCIRKLVAASSCTKPKVLTAASTLKFIPEELAVFCRDFRLLRFHFQENGLALQAFRIANAIAQAREAAAWLGDAGEGHDGWCCPAEAPLEDEDEDEEEGSAATLLFESLRDWEKELKRLGAVGWRVSAVNERFDMAPSLPQYLWVPSGLLDHDLKRTFAHFEERRVPRLCWHHPGGGDLLRAASFHAASEPGSEDVRCLEALLLGGRGPCVLADTAELPTLADIQVAHLKLRALCLPGAAAEEKWLSALEGTRWLDHVRTCLRKAVEVASLLAGRRCSVLLQEPSDRDLNCLLASLVQLLGDPHTRTLPGFQSLVQREWVAAGHPFPHRLGLLRRDSPREEAPVFLLFLDCTWQLVQQFPAAFGFTEAYLLALHDSSFAPYFSTFLFSCQRQQGRGSPPTDAWPGPGAGNVFVLTKGMLSPQPFPWRSGRPPQRLSRWAPSLESLGEWGGSPGGNRPPAPPPGLLLPCAAGPSVRLWQRCYLRGLPEAQRGRFAPSPAGLAEELTLLQDRLSAWQPAGPCTEAAGSPLAPSR